AACTGTGAAACATCAACGACAAACGATTccaaaaaatatgtttattaacaacaagcaaaaccaaacacacaattctATCTACATGTCTACACAAGTCGTgtttgtatgaatgtgtgtgtgtgtgtgtgtgtgtgtgtgtgtgtgtgtgtgtgtgaggtagaGAGATGGTCATGGCGGATCACAGGGATGTGCTCGGCCCATGTGATCGCtaaaggagagcagagaggaggcgtggcctgtttcctctctcagtgCAACTCTGTAAAAGCCAATTCAGAAAGAGTCACATGACCTGCCCTGTCCATCAGCTCAGACCAGGACACATCATGAAACAAACAGTCCTAcgcttcattcagtgactgaaCGGCTCCACGAAGCAGAAAGAGTCCGATGTAAACATTTGTCCCCCGTTCCACCCAGACTGGATGGTCTCCGTGAATCAGAGCGTTTTCCAGCATGTTTCGCAGGAGTACAGCTTCTCCCCGGTGTGGGTTCTCATGTGGTGGAACAAGGTGCTGTGCCGACAGATGCTCTTCCCACACCGTCCACAGGAGAACGGCTTCACGCCCCTGTGAGCTCTGATGTGGCGAAACAGCGTGCTGTCCAGACCGAAGCTCTTCCCGCAGGTCTCGCAGGAGTACGGCTTCTCGCCCGAGTGAGTTCTGGAGTGGCGCAGCAGAGTGCTCCGCTGCTTGAAGCGCTTCCCGCAGGTCTCGCAGGAGTACGGCCGCTCGCCGGAGTGGGTTCTCATGTGGAGCGCCAGATGAGTCACGCGCTTGCCACAGGTTCCACAGGTCTTCTTCTTATCAGGGACCGGTTCTCCCTTTGGACTTAACTTGGTTTTCTTAAGGACATGTTGACCAGGCGTTCGCTCCCAGAGAACCTTTCCACCTTCACCCTGGTTCTCTGACATGAGAGCGTTCTCCACACCGTCACTCTGAGACACGGCGGCTGCTCTCACTTCTGCATTCACAGCTGGTTCTGATCTCCGCTTTTTCTCATGGTGGAcctcagagtcctgagagaggagctgctcactgtcctcactgttCTCAGCTGCTGGTTCTCTCTGGTCATTTAGCTtctcaacagaaggaaccttaAAGGAATCACCTTCAAACCTCAGAACAGGCTGCTCTCCGTCCCAGCCGGAACCCAGTTCCTCCTGATCCTCAGTCTGAGGAGGTTCTGGGTCTTGTTGCTCCTCTTTAACTTGAGGGGGTTCTGGTTCTTGTTCCTCTCTGATgtgaggaggttctggttcttttTCCTTGTTGATCAGTGGGGGTTCTGGTTCTTGCTGTTCCTCTTTAatctgaggaggttctggttcttgcTGTTCCTCGTTGATCAGTAGAGGTTCTGTatcttcttgttcctctttaatctgaggaggttctggttcttgctgttcctctctgatgtgtggaggttctggttctggttctccctgTTCCAGACAGCAGCTGGTTTCCTGTTTaaacagctgctcctctctccagtcacggtgctgctggagctctgcagggacagaaaaGGACCAGATCAAAGATCAAAGATCACCACATTATTGCTTACTGATCAGATattcagatattttattttctctgttttaggtttttgattttttgggggggttaaaattgtaaaaattgcagcttttatttttttccagaggaGGCTGACCTCAAACCTGACCAAAATAAGATGCTGGgaagaagactggaggaagatcagactgaatgtggatgagagacactgatgctggaTGTCATGGCAGAACTAAACATCACCAATAAACCAGGATTTTACAGTGGTAGTAGTTTATAGTAGTTTGTAGATatcagatggttttaatgagacagatgttgcatcTGAGGCTTTACTctttatggtatttatcatgttgaaactcagtatgaataaaaaaataagtaataaTTAATATGGGAACAGCAATATTGTGAtaattaaaagattaaaatagCAATAATATCATAAGAGTGATTAtaaaattttataaaattatCAATGGTGATAATAAATATAACAATGgaatataataatgatgatgatcagAATCATAACATCAATACCAATCAAGTACATATACATCCTTcaaccaattctctcaataaaaacctcAATCATCCTGGACAGTTTGAGTTCATTTCgttctgtttatgtctgtgtgtcctccatgtctgataGTCATAATAAACTGGAATAGAAGTTAAaaactgatggatttatgaTCACTTCTATGCTGAAACCTATCATTCCTCACTGTGCTGTGGAAGCAAGTCCCCccccaagatggccgccagcagGCACGTCGGCTCCGGATATGACGTCTGTAGGAGGGCGACGAGACGCCCTGCttttaaatattattatgaAGTGACTTCAGAAAACATCAATTTCCACAACTCAGAACTTCCCTCCCAGCAGAGCACGACACGTGAGACTCATACCTGCTCTGCGGAGCCGGACCCGAGGCTTCAGGCAGACTTCCAGCAGTCTGTTCTGTCGGTCGATCTCCTCCTGGTACTGGACGATGGTTTGTTCAAACgcggtgaagatttctccagcgGCAGCAGTCAGTTTCTGGGTGATAAACTCTCTTAGAGCCTGAACTGCAGTCATTTTGCTGCAGGAGGTGGTATTTTTTCTCTGGGAGACTCAGCAGCTCAGCTGCACACAGCTTCCTGtcaagctgcttcttctctggttctcttCTCCTGGGGGGTCACAAACAGCGTCCAGCCTCACACTGACTCCTGCtggacacagggggaactgcaTTCTGTACTGGTGTaaaggtgaaaacacattttattgagAGCTGCAGGTTGATCTGTCAGAAACAGTCTCGAAATAATAAAGTGAGATTAGAAACAGCTGAGACAAGTTTGTGCTCGTTCTTTAAGAGCAGAAACAGTGTTTCTAAGAAgactggaaagaaagaaaaacgccCCCTGAACATGTTGAGTCTGGTTACATGAATAATAAATGTGGCCTCTGTGagtgaaacacaatgaaaaatgcGGCTGACGTTGAAATTTAAGAATAATTAACTGTAAATTCCACAGGTACAAAAAATCCGAGCTTGTTCATTGTACCTGAATGCGCCATCAGTGATGCGATCCGGCAGGagacgcatgcgcagaagagctcaatcaattttttttagAATCACAATCAGAATTTATTGTTACTGTGCAAAAAGGATGAAGTTATGCACATTATAATTATGATGCGTTGTCGTTATATCACATTGTATcatgtcacatttttcattcattaattgatttttcatttatacaatatatataatatacaaatacaaatatacAATATACAAATAAGTTTTACACAGAACTAAATCAATAATAGGAATACTTtgaacagaaagacaaacaaaaacaagctgtccattattcttttttttttctttcattctgctAAAAAagcagtgggaggaggagaaCTGGTTTAATCCACCTGCTCAGTCCTCATCAGCCTGACAGTGAATTTTCAGTTCTTCCTGtcatcaacacaaaaacagcaagaaCAACAAAGCCTGAAGTGTAACGGGATAGACAGCGACTCCATAcggaaaaaacaaagacaagtcAACGTTTTGTGACAGATTATTAATGTTTCATGAGTGTTTGGACCCACTGTCTCTGTTTGAGACCAGACCATTTGCTCATAAAGTGCCTTGAATCTGTGGATGTGTGACATCCAGGCTGTTCAAACTTTAACTCcttcacagaaacaacaacaccCCTGCAAGCGGTTCTACGTTTACATTCTGTGAAATTCCCAAACCCCCTCAGTTTATGAGTTGTCGCCTCTGTCATGAAGATATCCTGTACATTACTCAGATTTAACGATAATATGGGCTGAAAACTTTCTGGAgatgcaaaacaacagaatgttAAAGATCTAATTCACAGTGTGACTAATCGCGATTGACCATGAAAATCCTATGATTTATCacaatttcaaaacattttattttgacagcCCTATTCATTAATACAAAATTTACAATAGTTTCTGTCTCAGTATGGAGCCCTGGGAATGCCTTTTCTTTCTCAttacatttctttaaatgttaTTCCATGCCATGTTGTTTTGCTGCAGTCATATCATGTCATGCTGCCTGGTTACATCATCTTATGTTATATGCAATATGCTTCCAAACTATATCCAACAATTGTTTAAGAATAAAGAAGCCAAATGCAATCTTAGAGGGaataaacattctgaaaaacaaCATGTACATTCCACTTTTAAACAAACGTTCATTACATGGTCAGGGGTTGATCAAAGGAATGGGTTAGATCTGGATATCAGGTATAGGACTTCTATATACAAATTTAAATAACAGCTCAAGtaaaaaatgttagaaaattACACACAGATTGAGAACTTGTGAACTGTCTGGTCTGTCTAGGATGTATTCATGACTAACATACTGGTAACTTGAACCTGAGTGATGTAGTAAGCACATGTCTACAATAGCAAACACTCGTCCAATAAGGTACTGAATATGCATGGATGTTTGTGCACCATGTTTTGGTTCTGTTTCCAAATTGATGTACAGATGATGTGTACTGATAGACACTGACATGCATTCATaaacgtgcacgtgcacatcgATGTGTGTATGGGCACGGGTGTGGGTGCTACACTTGCATGCATTACTTTAATGAACTGATACGGTCTTGTCTTGAGAAACCAGACATAAGAGCATTGTCACGTTATGTGGGCGTGGGCGCAAACAAGCTTTTTGCTTCAGCCCACTCCTTCTGAGCACATTCTGTTGTTCGGATTACAATGTATACTGTTTGTACATAAGAAACTGCTCAAATaaaactactactactactactactactatatCACATTGCTAGGTCATGTGACATTATGCGATGTCATGTTATGTCGTTATGGCATGTTACACTGCGCTATATTAGGTCATGCCACGCTTGGTTTAACATGTCATGTCGTATTACGTTACCATCATACTGTTACGTCGTCATGTCAGGTGATGCTTTGCCATGTTATGCTAGGTTATGGCATGTCGTCATGTCATTGTGTGGATgctgaggaagagcagccacGTGTTTGAGATCCATTCTTTAGGGTACACGgtcatgtgatgtgatgtgatgtgacagTGTCACGTTAAGTCATGTGATCTCATGTTACATCGTTATGTTGACGTCTTTGTCTCAAAAGGCTTCATAGCAGTAGCTGGTCCTGgcgtctggaggtctggaggggtTAGTGAAGCAGATACAGAGTCTGTCACGGCGGCACATGAAGCTCCAGGCGCCTCCTGACctcgggttcgattcccggcctGCTGGAAGccagacgctcagagagcagctgctggaacagctggactgaagaggagccggaggaggcagcagatGTTCAGCATGCTGCGGACTGACCGGCTGGCCTGGGGCgctcagcaacacacacacacacactcacacactctgcttctctctggtgtgtgtgagcagctgctgggtgtCAGGGTTTCTACCTcccatttctgttttcaggcGATTCACTGTAACTAAATTCACCTAAATAATATTTTTCTTGTTCACAAAACACACTTCGGGTATCGGcacacctgagacacacacacctggaaacacacacctgagacacacacacctggaaacacacacctcGTTCCAGAAACGTCTGAATGAACAAACGACGCCAGGACAGGAAAATGTTACATGAATTTTATGATTTTCTTAAATTAGTTCtgaaaaatgttacaaaaatGAAATCGagggacaaacagaagaacagGAACCTGCTTCTCCCGGTTTACAAGTGACAATGCAGGCCGAGGCccgcgacctttgacctctgtccgTCCTCTGTGTCTGTATTCAAGGCACCCTGACAGGAACTCGGCGTCGCTCCACGTGATCGGATGAGTTCGGCTATAGAGAGACGGCACTACAAACACATgacctctgacacacacactgactgactgcactggacacacacacacacgcaaactc
The sequence above is drawn from the Salarias fasciatus chromosome 17, fSalaFa1.1, whole genome shotgun sequence genome and encodes:
- the LOC115404544 gene encoding gastrula zinc finger protein 5-1-like isoform X1, which gives rise to MTAVQALREFITQKLTAAAGEIFTAFEQTIVQYQEEIDRQNRLLEVCLKPRVRLRRAELQQHRDWREEQLFKQETSCCLEQGEPEPEPPHIREEQQEPEPPQIKEEQEDTEPLLINEEQQEPEPPQIKEEQQEPEPPLINKEKEPEPPHIREEQEPEPPQVKEEQQDPEPPQTEDQEELGSGWDGEQPVLRFEGDSFKVPSVEKLNDQREPAAENSEDSEQLLSQDSEVHHEKKRRSEPAVNAEVRAAAVSQSDGVENALMSENQGEGGKVLWERTPGQHVLKKTKLSPKGEPVPDKKKTCGTCGKRVTHLALHMRTHSGERPYSCETCGKRFKQRSTLLRHSRTHSGEKPYSCETCGKSFGLDSTLFRHIRAHRGVKPFSCGRCGKSICRHSTLFHHMRTHTGEKLYSCETCWKTL
- the LOC115404544 gene encoding zinc finger protein 768-like isoform X2, which produces MTAVQALREFITQKLTAAAGEIFTAFEQTIVQYQEEIDRQNRLLEVCLKPRVRLRRAELQQHRDWREEQLFKQETSCCLEQGEPEPEPPQIKEEQEDTEPLLINEEQQEPEPPQIKEEQQEPEPPLINKEKEPEPPHIREEQEPEPPQVKEEQQDPEPPQTEDQEELGSGWDGEQPVLRFEGDSFKVPSVEKLNDQREPAAENSEDSEQLLSQDSEVHHEKKRRSEPAVNAEVRAAAVSQSDGVENALMSENQGEGGKVLWERTPGQHVLKKTKLSPKGEPVPDKKKTCGTCGKRVTHLALHMRTHSGERPYSCETCGKRFKQRSTLLRHSRTHSGEKPYSCETCGKSFGLDSTLFRHIRAHRGVKPFSCGRCGKSICRHSTLFHHMRTHTGEKLYSCETCWKTL
- the LOC115404544 gene encoding zinc finger and SCAN domain-containing protein 2-like isoform X3 produces the protein MTAVQALREFITQKLTAAAGEIFTAFEQTIVQYQEEIDRQNRLLEVCLKPRVRLRRAELQQHRDWREEQLFKQETSCCLEQGEPEPEPPHIREEQQEPEPPQIKEEQEPEPPQIKEEQQDPEPPQTEDQEELGSGWDGEQPVLRFEGDSFKVPSVEKLNDQREPAAENSEDSEQLLSQDSEVHHEKKRRSEPAVNAEVRAAAVSQSDGVENALMSENQGEGGKVLWERTPGQHVLKKTKLSPKGEPVPDKKKTCGTCGKRVTHLALHMRTHSGERPYSCETCGKRFKQRSTLLRHSRTHSGEKPYSCETCGKSFGLDSTLFRHIRAHRGVKPFSCGRCGKSICRHSTLFHHMRTHTGEKLYSCETCWKTL